Proteins found in one Lycium ferocissimum isolate CSIRO_LF1 chromosome 6, AGI_CSIRO_Lferr_CH_V1, whole genome shotgun sequence genomic segment:
- the LOC132058852 gene encoding auxin-responsive protein SAUR68-like has translation MMLSKKKLITMVKRWQKFAAKQRKRISFPRNETNTDSCSTSSSSIVEKGHFVVYTIDQRRYVCPLAYLENEAIAQLLNMSEEEFGLPSVGPITLPCDSAFMDYIISLIKKDIAVGDLHKALFLSIPSCCCTSTSYLHQESGNQQILVY, from the coding sequence ATGATGCTCAGTAAAAAGAAACTCATCACCATGGTCAAGAGATGGCAAAAGTTCGCCGCCAAGCAGAGGAAGAGGATTTCATTTCCAAGAAATGAAACTAATACAGACAGTTGCAGTACATCCTCATCCTCTATAGTTGAAAAAGGCCACTTTGTAGTCTATACAATTGATCAAAGGCGCTATGTGTGTCCCTTGGCTTACCTTGAAAATGAGGCCATTGCGCAACTTCTAAACATGTCTGAAGAAGAGTTTGGGCTACCAAGTGTTGGCCCTATTACATTACCCTGTGATTCAGCCTTCATGGACTACATCATTTCGCTaataaagaaagacatagcTGTTGGAGATCTTCACAAAGCATTGTTCCTCTCAATTCCTTCATGTTGTTGCACTTCAACTTCTTATTTGCACCAAGAAAGTGGAAACCAACAGATTCTTGTTTATTGA
- the LOC132058851 gene encoding peroxynitrite isomerase Rv2717c: MNQLEKMVHPLVKPLSDLLGTWRGEGEGFFPTISSFNYSEELQFSHSPNKPVIAYSQKTWNLKSGQPMHSESGYWRPKPDGTIEVVIAQSTGLVEVQKGTYDMKEGVVNLKSELVGNASKVKEITRVFKVENCDLSYVVEMATSLTSLQPHLRASLKKL, from the exons ATGAATCAGTTGGAAAAAATGGTACATCCACTAGTAAAACCTTTATCTGACTTACTTGGTACATGGAGAGGTGAAGGAGAGGGGTTTTTCCCAACAATTTCCTCATTCAATTACTCTGAAGAGCTCCAATTTTCACACTCTCCCAACAAG CCTGTGATAGCTTATTCTCAAAAGACATGGAACTTGAAATCCGGACAACCTATGCATTCCGAGAGTGGATACTGGAGACCTAAACCCGATGGGACAATTGAAGTTGTCATTGCTCAGAGCACTGGTCTTGTTGAAGTCCAG AAAGGAACATATGACATGAAAGAGGGAGTTGTGAATCTTAAAAGCGAACTGGTTGGCAATGCTTCCAAG GTCAAGGAGATAACTCGAGTTTTTAAAGTGGAGAATTGTGATCTATCTTATGTTGTGGAAATGGCCACCAGCCTAACGAGTCTTCAGCCCCATCTCAGAGCCTCTCTTAAGAAACTCTAG
- the LOC132058853 gene encoding auxin-responsive protein SAUR68-like → MISAKKLIKMARKWQKFAAKQRKRISFPRNNYHDAESCSTSSFTVAKGHFVVCTTDQKRFVVPLAYLQHEVIRQLLHMSEEEFGLPSDGPITLPCDALFMSYITSLIKRGVPADLQNALLLSVASSRCSSASCLQDHRIPQVLVY, encoded by the coding sequence ATGATAAGTGCTAAGAAACTCATCAAAATGGCAAGGAAATGGCAGAAATTTGCAGCCAAGCAGAGGAAGAGAATTTCTTTTCCAAGAAACAATTACCATGATGCAGAGAGTTGTAGCACATCATCTTTTACAGTTGCCAAAGGGCATTTTGTGGTCTGTACAACTGATCAGAAGAGATTCGTGGTTCCTTTGGCTTATCTTCAACATGAGGTAATCAGACAATTGTTGCACATGTCTGAAGAAGAGTTTGGGCTTCCAAGTGATGGACCTATTACGTTACCATGCGATGCCCTATTCATGAGCTACATCACATCACTCATCAAAAGAGGTGTACCTGCAGATCTTCAGAATGCTTTGCTTTTATCAGTTGCTTCGAGCCGATGCTCATCAGCTTCATGCCTTCAAGACCATAGAATTCCCCAAGTGCTAGTTTATTGA
- the LOC132060540 gene encoding auxin-responsive protein SAUR68-like — translation MNMISVKKLIKMARKWQKLAAKQKNRISFPRSNFHDTESCSTSSSFVSKGNFVVYTTDQKRFVVPLSYLQHEVIRQLLHTSEEEFGLPSDGPITLPCDALFMNYIISLLRRGVAADLQNALLVSITSSRCSSDSHLQEQRNPQLVVC, via the coding sequence ATGAATATGATCAGTGTTAAGAAACTCATCAAAATGGCAAGGAAATGGCAGAAGTTGGCAGCCAAGCAGAAGAACAGAATCTCTTTTCCAAGATCCAATTTCCATGATACAGAGAGTTGCAGCACATCATCTTCTTTTGTTAGTAAAGGGAATTTTGTGGTGTATACAACTGATCAAAAGCGATTTGTGGTTCCTTTGTCTTATCTTCAACACGAGGTAATCAGACAACTTTTGCACACGTCTGAAGAAGAGTTTGGACTTCCGAGTGATGGCCCGATCACATTACCTTGTGATGCActattcatgaactacatcatATCACTCCTCAGAAGAGGTGTAGCTGCGGATCTTCAGAACGCTTTGCTTGTATCAATCACTTCCAGCCGATGCTCATCAGATTCACACCTTCAAGAACAAAGGAATCCACAATTGGTAGTATGTTAA
- the LOC132058847 gene encoding auxin-responsive protein SAUR68-like, whose translation MAMLSTKKLIKMARRWQKFVAKQRKRISFPRSGSDADSCSTSSSSIVEKGHFVAYTIDQRRFMIPLAYLENEIIRELLNISEEEFGLPSGGPITLPCDSAFMDYIISLIKKGVAAGDLHKALLLSIPSCCSTSYLHQESGTQQILVY comes from the coding sequence atggCAATGCTCAGCACCAAGAAACTCATCAAGATGGCCAGGAGATGGCAGAAGTTTGTGGCCAAGCAGAGGAAGAGGATTTCATTTCCAAGAAGTGGCAGTGATGCAGACAGTTGTAGTACATCCTCATCCTCTATAGTTGAAAAAGGCCATTTTGTAGCATATACAATTGATCAAAGGCGCTTCATGATTCCCTTGGCTTATCTTGAAAATGAGATCATTAGGGAACTTCTAAACATATCTGAAGAAGAGTTTGGGCTGCCAAGTGGTGGTCCTATTACATTACCCTGTGATTCCGCCTTCATGGACTACATTATTTCACTAATCAAGAAAGGTGTAGCTGCTGGAGATCTTCACAAAGCATTGCTCCTATCAATTCCTTCATGCTGTTCAACATCTTATTTGCACCAAGAAAGTGGAACCCAACAGATTCTTGTTTATTGA
- the LOC132058855 gene encoding auxin-responsive protein SAUR21-like: protein MAIKVTPFIQANRILRRSSTSGSVPKGHCAVYVGESQKKRFVVPISYLSQPLFQDLLAQAEEEFGFDHPMGGLTIPCKEDVFVDLTSRLRRL, encoded by the coding sequence ATGGCTATCAAAGTGACTCCATTTATTCAGGCTAATCGAATCCTAAGGAGGTCTTCAACATCTGGAAGTGTTCCAAAAGGACATTGTGCAGTATATGTCGGAGAGAGCCAGAAGAAGCGATTCGTCGTGCCAATATCATACCTGAGCCAACCTCTATTTCAAGACTTATTAGCTCAAGCTGAAGAAGAGTTTGGATTTGATCATCCAATGGGTGGTCTTACAATACCTTGTAAAGAGGATGTGTTTGTTGATCTCACGTCCCGCTTGAGGAGATTATGA
- the LOC132058849 gene encoding auxin-responsive protein SAUR21-like gives MGIKVTPFIQANRILRRSSTGVPKGHCAVYVGLSQKKRFVVPVSYLSHPLFQNFLAQAEEEFGFDHPMGGLTIPCKEDVFIDLTSRLRRT, from the coding sequence ATGGGTATCAAAGTGACTCCATTTATTCAGGCTAATAGAATTCTAAGGAGGTCTTCAACAGGTGTTCCAAAAGGTCATTGTGCGGTATATGTAGGACTGAGCCAGAAGAAGAGATTCGTCGTGCCAGTATCATACTTGAGCCACCCTTTATTTCAAAACTTCTTAGCTCAAGCTGAAGAAGAGTTTGGATTTGATCATCCAATGGGCGGTCTCACGATACCTTGCAAAGAGGACGTGTTCATTGATCTTACTTCCCGCTTAAGAAGAACATAA
- the LOC132058848 gene encoding auxin-responsive protein SAUR68-like, translating to MVSAKRLIKMARKWQEFAAKQRKRISLPRNSNDEDSCSISSSVVEKGHFVVYTADQKRFVIPLAYLENEIIRELLNISEEEFGLPSGGPIILTCDSVFMDYIISLIKKGVAAGDLHKALLLSIPSCCCSTSSLHQERGNQQLLVY from the coding sequence ATGGTAAGTGCTAAGAGACTCATCAAGATGGCAAGGAAATGGCAGGAGTTTGCCGCCAAGCAGAGAAAGAGAATTTCACTTCCAAGAAATAGTAATGATGAAGACAGTTGCAGTATATCATCCTCTGTCGTTGAGAAAGGCCATTTTGTAGTATATACAGCTGATCAAAAGCGCTTTGTGATTCCGTTGGCTTAtcttgaaaatgaaatcatTAGGGAACTCTTAAACATATCTGAAGAAGAGTTTGGGCTGCCAAGTGGTGGCCCTATTATATTAACCTGCGATTCAGTCTTCATGGACTACATAATTTCACTAATCAAGAAAGGAGTAGCTGCAGGAGATCTTCATAAAGCGTTGCTCCTTTCAATCCCTTCTTGTTGCTGTTCAACATCTTCTTTACACCAAGAAAGGGGAAACCAGCAGCTACTTGTCTATTAA